In Henningerozyma blattae CBS 6284 chromosome 6, complete genome, the following are encoded in one genomic region:
- the NUP82 gene encoding linker nucleoporin NUP82 (similar to Saccharomyces cerevisiae NUP82 (YJL061W); ancestral locus Anc_1.319): MTTSIESTYLEGHNPTSHPIFKRNYLSSSFQETSPRFFFTTNRDNRVVVVQDGSIRWCYTFSQNYHSYTIASRNFDIKDSLISNSGSFVCYYSDTDISIMEIPWSHSNSVNASSSHCIQKYRYSFKKYSLTVKQVLFHPLATLESCLVVLLSDDTIVFIDFSKSFDLLSSDYILNKKSKSIGLSSQISDIQSLTFSQDGLTLYALSSSAATDVYAFYPCLPPSAQFSLEQLENLVNKSVVQYEELREDDPTALKINIIKQLKFTSDLYKKGKRALEEDTDSKTWKYDVPLEYRLIRPQGPFTISPFPDSLYYSSPTHIVSVPIDTTNELLVLSFSDGSVVSLFQDLELTMSWDQDNFNENNSLVLLELIKTKEQNIRKLTTYAHQYGTFYILGSVKNFEVLTSHWSSTLAICIKSSDIRDLSNLLIKSVIKPFDNAAYELTSGGWWCSPTISSLLFINKSTVIELNEKPKLLLSDDTTHLLTSELAQKYIPPLEDKIFKIELPMGILISDLNNMNTVFKEESNKQLTIPIPSQERNVTLFNKTNENQLETLTKISKVIGIKISMGQSLGFGIYNKILDQQNIVELQLRQTQRLLEKEKILNTKYNEQADKLRAFTERQEKLMSRLLIMNEKLKKADLDTNLLNISISKKELEFFKEIRKQVLLFNEFVHKQKDQHDTLLFIKKELIRIKGENAIVDENDFKQWDRLRDMLHDDATTIETCTESIKNINFDLDRALKKDSLSI, translated from the coding sequence ATGACAACTAGCATTGAATCGACTTATTTGGAGGGTCACAACCCTACGTCTCATCCTATCTTTAAGAGAAATTATCTATCATCCTCTTTTCAAGAAACATCTCctagattttttttcaccaCAAATAGGGACAATAGAGTAGTTGTCGTTCAAGATGGTTCTATAAGATGGTGCTATACATTTAgtcaaaattatcattcTTATACGATTGCATCTagaaattttgatattaaagattcaTTAATTAGTAACTCAGGATCATTCGTATGTTATTATTCAGATACTGACATTAGTATCATGGAGATCCCATGGTCTCATTCTAATTCAGTAAATGCTTCAAGCAGCCACtgtattcaaaaatatcgGTACTCTTTCAagaaatattctttaacCGTTAAGCAAGTTCTTTTCCACCCATTAGCAACTTTAGAGTCTTGCTTGGTGGTTTTGCTTTCTGATGACacaattgtttttattgatttctCAAAATCTTTCGACTTATTATCATCTGactatattttaaataaaaagtctAAATCTATTGGTCTTTCTAGCCAAATATCGGATATTCAAAGTTTAACATTTAGTCAAGATGGCTTAACATTATATGCATTAAGCTCATCTGCTGCTACTGACGTATATGCCTTTTATCCATGCTTACCACCTTCGGCTCAATTTTCTTTGGAACAATTGGAAAACTTAGTTAATAAATCGGTAGTACAATATGAGGAATTACGTGAAGATGATCCAACAGCactgaaaataaatataattaagcAACTAAAATTTACCAGTGATCTATATAAAAAGGGTAAGAGAGCTCTAGAAGAAGATACTGACTCTAAAACCTGGAAATATGATGTACCTTTAGAATACCGTTTAATTAGGCCTCAGGGCCCTTTCACAATCTCACCATTCCCGGATTCTCTATATTATTCATCTCCAACACATATAGTGTCAGTTCCTATCGATACAACCAATGAATTGCttgtattatcatttaGTGATGGGTCTGTTGTTAGTTTGTTCCAAGATTTGGAATTGACTATGTCTTGGGATCAAGATAACTTTAATGAAAACAATtcattagtattattagaattaattaaaaccAAGGAACAGAATATTCGTAAATTGACCACTTATGCGCACCAATACGGTACGTTTTATATATTGGGCTCCGTTAAAAATTTCGAAGTATTGACATCTCATTGGTCATCAACTTTGGCCATATGTATCAAATCTTCTGATATCAGAGATTTATCAAACCTGCTAATTAAAAGTGTAATCAAACCATTCGATAATGCTGCATATGAGTTAACTTCTGGTGGCTGGTGGTGTTCTCCTacaatttcatctttactatttataaataaatcaacGGTTATAGAGCTTAATGAGAAACCAAAATTACTTCTATCAGATGATACTACCCATCTTTTGACTTCGGAGCTAGCTcagaaatatattccaCCATTAGAAgacaaaatattcaaaattgaaCTTCCAATGGGTATTCTAATATCcgatttaaataatatgaatacGGTTTTTAAGGAGGAGTCCAATAAGCAATTGACAATTCCAATCCCTTCGCAGGAAAGAAACgttactttatttaataaaacgAATGAGAATCAACTTGAAACTTTAACAAAGATTTCAAAAGTTATAGGTATCAAGATCTCTATGGGACAAAGCCTGGGATTTGgcatatataataaaattctaGACCAGCAAAATATCGTTGAATTACAATTAAGGCAGACCCAACGTTTActagaaaaagaaaagattttGAATACCAAATATAACGAACAAGCAGACAAATTGCGTGCGTTTACTGAAAgacaagaaaaattaatgtcTCGATTACTCATTATGAATGAGAAACTGAAAAAGGCTGACCTTGACACCaacttattaaatatatccATTAGTAAAAAGGAATTGGAATTCTTCAAGGAAATTAGAAAAcaagttttattatttaatgaatttgttCATAAACAGAAGGATCAACACGATACTCTtctctttattaaaaaagaattaatccGTATTAAGGGTGAAAATGCCATTGTCGATGAAAATGACTTCAAGCAATGGGATAGGTTGAGAGATATGTTGCATGATGATGCTACTACTATCGAAACATGCACTGAAAGtatcaaaaatatcaacTTTGATCTTGATAGAgcattgaaaaaagattCTCTCTCAATCTAA
- the MRPL8 gene encoding mitochondrial 54S ribosomal protein bL17m (similar to Saccharomyces cerevisiae MRPL8 (YJL063C); ancestral locus Anc_1.313): MTVTGMRKLSRTKPHRTMLMRNMVSQLLQYGHIVSTLAKCKETQKVAERLLTQVGKAKNEKLTEFQRDLAARQVQSRLVPPANSIWPKILNPQLLATSTGGNTRLTHLEPRLGDRAPQAVLEIIRGHIPTTERGSLRLWLAIQATLSEKCSSVEDVSDYNLKIFKQELSLENRTQEQLESIILKAREEIRSLRWNNMVKELRLKTQDEVDDTPPTQDLEKEKKFVTDLLERAKSFDLLNIKFSPNKSRVEKRKQRYEFVERPTASTTISKETHSRA, from the coding sequence ATGACTGTTACAGGAATGAGAAAACTGTCACGTACAAAACCTCATCGGACAATGCTGATGAGAAACATGGTTTCTCAGCTATTACAGTATGGTCATATCGTTTCTACACTAGCTAAATGTAAAGAAACACAAAAAGTGGCAGAGCGTCTGTTAACGCAAGTAGGGAAAGccaaaaatgaaaaattaactgAATTTCAAAGGGATCTAGCTGCTCGTCAAGTGCAATCAAGATTGGTACCACCTGCCAACTCAATTTGGCcaaagattttaaatccTCAATTACTTGCTACTTCGACAGGTGGTAATACAAGGTTAACCCATTTGGAACCAAGGTTGGGTGATAGAGCTCCACAGGCTGTGCTGGAGATAATTAGGGGACATATACCAACCACTGAAAGAGGCAGTCTACGTCTCTGGCTTGCTATTCAAGCTACTTTGTCAGAAAAGTGTAGTTCAGTTGAAGATGTCTCagattataatttaaaaatatttaaacaaGAGCTTTCCTTGGAGAATAGGACCCAAGAACAACTGGAATCCATCATTTTGAAAGCAAGAGAAGAAATTAGAAGTTTACGTTGGAATAATATGGTAAAAGAACTTAGACTTAAAACACAAGATGAAGTGGATGATACACCCCCCACACAAGATCttgaaaaggaaaaaaaatttgttacGGATTTACTTGAAAGAGCTAAGTCCTTTGATCtcttaaatattaaattctcACCAAATAAAAGTAGagttgaaaaaagaaagcaACGCTATGAATTTGTAGAAAGGCCTACTGCAAGTACTACTATATCTAAAGAAACTCACTCTAGAGCATAG
- the COA3 gene encoding Coa3p (similar to Saccharomyces cerevisiae YJL062W-A; ancestral locus Anc_1.314) has protein sequence MFEPSPYQDRKTWKMTPAMIRAREPFFRRNIIGVSVLLGVSASIYFYTYRFLHKDNDFADVPIPPIDPKELETLKQEYYKDKK, from the coding sequence ATGTTTGAACCATCCCCATACCAGGACAGGAAAACATGGAAGATGACCCCAGCTATGATTAGAGCTAGGGAACCCTTTTTTAGAAGAAACATAATCGGTGTTTCTGTTCTACTTGGTGTATCTGCCTCAATCTATTTTTACACATACCGTTTCCTTCATAAAGATAACGATTTTGCAGATGTGCCAATTCCACCTATCGACCCTAAGGAACTGGAAACATTGAAACAAGAGTACTACAAGGATAAGAAATGA
- the MRPL37 gene encoding mitochondrial 54S ribosomal protein mL54 (similar to Saccharomyces cerevisiae MRPL37 (YBR268W); ancestral locus Anc_1.318), giving the protein MFARRSLSTFANRLLQQELMPAAKAAAKKTPQQAIKSSCPAGTELRLNVYKDGKDPVALEDEKYPPWLWSILTPSNNKNPSPMEAIAQRKKVLRKNNRDRIKQNNFLKQLK; this is encoded by the coding sequence ATGTTTGCCAGACGTTCCCTCAGTACCTTTGCAAATAGATTACTTCAACAAGAACTCATGCCAGCTGCTAAAGCAGCTGCCAAAAAAACCCCTCAACAAGCAATTAAATCTTCATGTCCTGCAGGAACAGAACTCCGCTTAAATGTATATAAAGATGGCAAAGATCCCGTAGCACTGGAAGATGAGAAATATCCCCCATGGCTCTGGTCAATCTTAACtccttcaaataataaaaatcctTCTCCAATGGAAGCTATTGCACAAAGGAAGAAAGTATTACGAAAGAATAACAGAGATCGTATAAAACAGAATAACTTTTTGAAACAACTGAAATaa
- the ZAP1 gene encoding Zap1p (similar to Saccharomyces cerevisiae ZAP1 (YJL056C); ancestral locus Anc_1.326) codes for MPNIQGEGFVHGHIHNYDNMTYIHGHVHRLSSNNNSNNISSMNSSTSVNSTTAGDILDNNDNIPTSYSSATSTSGNDSTTNNNNNNNSNNTGSNSIGNNNTDNNNNSNLRNASNTSNNTFPNSDNTNSMVDKSSIMDCQHFEFIDYHDLINSDSNRLLSNMEATDFSIDINSFNNLTQSLSNRTNLSTTSSNHNNDITANTNNNSQGTNTKSSGNTKVLSTNAYATDLMIVNPPANKKPKVASDLNTPPISDDDKANTSCEIDSCNRNSKVLEVCCDMDHGNDSHFYNCTDSTHNHHRNQNSSVSNNNNSNTSHNTQVSSASNSEGQMNIFNDSTFNDLNIYTELPSSYFDSTLLQLHNNNNNAHSQIEHSNTIPSIQNSNQYYSDLSQNVRHLALNQLPTIDCDLTCEQSNCSTYNSNNSKPNYEKQFVSSNTEGNSMYQKNGINDSTVTPHTNSISNTTTSSTATPVVSMVPQQHEHVVNSKMDMKIMEDLCSISSLYDLPFAQHMNHVNNLHSHSHNHENYHNNNTPTGTEENTPPQVVNLLENFNKSPKSYTTEKLKSTNHFAHHHHFIHLHPHQAKVTKPSKNSSNQNASSLIISNASPAQQKFSYERRREDMVAKSQINKEPIRISHSSSSIENQNQSQQSSFVQQHIINGNGSILNKSLINQKKPAKEKNVIGFNWNFKNQENIEDSDIVCKWENCSRKFKSLFDLQSHILHEHLAIEAQKQDAKRNFDCQWKDCQTQSNDICTLINHINTDHGINFDIKFKNPKVEEENWEKDKLFHHSLHCNDKLAHNIKDENKANSSSFVKDEYTPKIGTKNSSKNVKGVNSGNVKLQCHWEDCTDVFATPEELSNHLENFHLPRGKNSYECKWHNCHKVFKQRQKILRHLKTHSGFKPFKCDVCSRCFSSKETLIQHYRTHSGEKPYKCEICGKSFSISSSLKIHVRTHTGEKPFECKVCGKRFVESSNYSKHMKVHQHEKMGI; via the coding sequence ATGCCAAATATTCAAGGCGAGGGGTTCGTTCATGGCCACATTCATAATTATGACAACATGACTTATATACATGGTCATGTACATAGActatcttcaaataataattctaataacaTATCGTCTATGAATTCTTCGACATCTGTAAATAGCACTACGGCTGGGGATATTTTAGACAATAACGATAATATACCCACTTCTTATTCTTCTGCTACTTCAACATCGGGGAACGATTCTACaaccaacaacaacaataataataatagcaataatacTGGTAGCAATAGCATTgggaataataatactgacaataataataattctaatttgcGAAACGCAAGTAATACTTCTAATAACACATTCCCAAATTCAGATAATACAAATAGTATGGTTGATAAATCTAGTATAATGGATTGTCAGCATTTCGAATTCATAGATTATCATgatttgataaattcaGACTCAAATCGTTTGCTATCGAACATGGAAGCCACAGACTTTAGTATAgatattaattcatttaataacttaactcaatcattatcaaatagGACTAATTTAAGTACTACGAGCAGTAATCATAATAACGATATCACTgctaatactaataataattcacaAGGaacaaatacaaaatcTTCCGGTAATACGAAAGTGCTAAGCACAAATGCTTATGCCACTGACTTAATGATTGTAAACCCTCCTGCTAATAAGAAACCAAAAGTAGCTTCCGATCTAAACACTCCACCGATatctgatgatgataagGCAAATACTTCCTGCGAGATAGATTCGTGTAatagaaattcaaaagtCTTAGAAGTTTGTTGTGACATGGATCATGGCAATGATAgtcatttttataattgtaCCGATTCTACTCATAATCATCATCGAAATCAAAATTCGAGTGTGTcgaataataacaattctAATACAAGTCATAATACTCAAGTGTCAAGTGCTAGTAATTCTGAAGGtcaaatgaatatttttaatgacTCTacttttaatgatttaaatatctaTACAGAATTACCAAGTAGTTATTTCGATTCAACTCTATTACAAttacataataataataataatgctcATTCACAAATAGAACATTCAAATACGATACCTTCAATACagaattcaaatcaatattattctGACTTATCTCAAAATGTTCGTCATTTAGCTTTAAATCAACTACCGACCATCGACTGTGATTTAACATGCGAGCAATCCAATTGTTCGACatataatagtaataattcaaaaccaaattatgaaaaaCAATTTGTTTCTTCAAATACAGAGGGTAATTCTATGTATCAAAAGAATGGAATTAATGATTCTACTGTAACACCACATACTAACTCCATATCAAATACAACAACTAGCTCCACTGCAACACCTGTCGTTTCAATGGTGCCGCAGCAACATGAGCACGTAGTTAATTCTAAAATGgatatgaaaataatggaaGATTTATGTAGCATCTCCTCATTATATGACTTACCATTCGCTCAGCATATGAATCATGTTAATAATCTTCATTCACATTCTCATAATCATGAAaattatcataataataatactccTACGGGAACTGAAGAAAACACGCCCCCTCAAGTTGTAAATCTTCTGgagaattttaataaaagcCCAAAATCATATACTACTGAAAAGCTAAAATCTACTAATCATTTTgctcatcatcatcacttTATACATCTTCACCCTCATCAAGCTAAGGTTACAAAGCCGTCTAAAAATAGCAGTAACCAAAATGcttcatcattaataatttccaaTGCTTCACCTGCTCAACAGAAATTCAGTTATGAAAGGCGTAGGGAAGATATGGTTGCCAAATCACAAATAAACAAGGAACCAATAAGAATTTCACATAGTAGTTCTAGTattgaaaatcaaaatcaaagtCAGCAATCTTCTTTTGTACAACAGcatattattaatggaaatggttctattttaaataaatcacttataaatcaaaagaaaccagcaaaagaaaaaaatgttatAGGCTTTAATtggaattttaaaaatcaagaaaatattgaggATAGTGATATTGTATGTAAATGGGAAAATTGTTCAAggaaatttaaaagtttgTTTGATTTACAAAGTCACATTTTACATGAGCATTTGGCAATTGAAGCTCAAAAGCAGGACgcaaaaagaaattttgaCTGTCAATGGAAGGATTGTCAAACTCAATCGAATGATATTTGtactttaataaatcatattaACACAGATCATGGTAtcaattttgatattaaatttaaaaatccaAAAGTAGAAGAAGAGAATTGggaaaaagataaattatttcatcACTCACTGCATtgtaatgataaattagctcataatataaaagatgaaaataaagcaAATTCTTCTAGTTTTGTTAAAGATGAATATACTCCAAAAATAGGTACGAAGAACTCTAGTAAAAATGTGAAGGGTGTGAATTCTGGGAATGTTAAATTACAATGTCATTGGGAAGATTGTACTGATGTATTTGCTACTCCGGAAGAACTAAGCAATCACttagaaaattttcatttgccAAGAGGTAAAAATTCGTATGAATGTAAATGGCACAATTGTCACAAGGTTTTTAAACAAAGACAAAAGATTTTACGTCATCTGAAGACACATTCGGGGTTTAAACCTTTTAAATGTGATGTGTGTTCAAGATGTTTTTCAAGCAAAGAAACTTTAATTCAGCATTATCGTACTCATTCAGGAGAGAAGCCATATAAGTGTGAAATATGTGGGAAAAGTTTTTCTATCTCCAGctcattaaaaattcatgTTCGTACGCATACCGGAGAAAAACCATTTGAATGTAAAGTTTGCGGTAAAAGATTTGTAGAATCATCTAACTACAGTAAGCACATGAAAGTTCACCAGCATGAAAAAATGGGTATTTAA
- the REI1 gene encoding Rei1p (similar to Saccharomyces cerevisiae REI1 (YBR267W); ancestral locus Anc_1.316) has protein sequence MSVFTCNSCMLEFQSGLDQRTHMKSDWHRYNLKRRVANLPPIDELTFSSKVQTASTQNSTSSDRNKTSKKSKREALLEKKKQLLELQRQRNSLASAAAGISATQLEDTAKTTNEKTEEIEPKVVEEEESQEQLAERLMKIKLANKVDIPLETCLFCQPSKPFESFDKCLDHMFRNHGFYIPEQKYLQDKEGLVHYLSEKIGLGNVCIVCNYQGRTLEATRQHMLAKRHCKIPYENEDEKLEISEFYDFSETYAKPVVISEADIKEADNDDWEDVDSDENSDDEEAPTEYLYHDGMELHLPNGYKIGHRSLQRYYKQNLRPERVLTEGQGTLVAAETRSFLTPIDKRSVVAQQRAWKSEVHDKKRDDKRAAKFVNNQPHYRDQLLQ, from the coding sequence atgTCCGTATTTACCTGTAACTCATGTATGTTGGAGTTTCAATCGGGCCTTGATCAAAGGACCCATATGAAATCTGATTGGCATAGGTATAACTTGAAAAGACGTGTTGCAAATTTACCGCCTATCGATGAACTCACTTTCAGTTCGAAAGTACAAACCGCCTCTACACAAAATTCCACATCCTCTGATAGAAACAAAACttctaaaaaatcaaagagAGAAGCCCTTTTagagaagaaaaaacaattattgGAATTACAGAGACAACGTAATTCACTGGCAAGTGCAGCTGCTGGAATTAGCGCTACACAATTGGAAGATACCGCTAAGACCACTAACGAAAAGACTGAAGAGATAGAACCAAAGGTAGTAGAGGAAGAAGAGTCGCAAGAACAACTAGCTGAACGTTTGATGAAAATTAAGTTGGCAAATAAAGTGGATATTCCATTAGAAACATGCTTATTTTGTCAACCTAGTAAGCcatttgaatcatttgaTAAATGTCTAGATCATATGTTTAGAAACCACGGTTTTTACATTCCtgaacaaaaatatttacaagataAAGAAGGTTTAGTTCACTATTTATCCGAAAAAATTGGGTTGGGTAATGTTTGTATTGTTTGTAATTACCAAGGTAGAACCTTGGAAGCTACCAGACAACACATGCTAGCAAAAAGACATTGCAAAATCCCttatgaaaatgaagatgaaaaattagaaatttctGAATTTTATGATTTCTCAGAAACCTATGCTAAGCCAGTTGTTATTTCAGAAGCCGATATTAAGGAAgctgataatgatgattgGGAAGATGTTGATTCTGATGAAAATTCTGACGATGAAGAAGCTCCTACTGAATACTTATATCATGACGGTATGGAATTACATTTGCCAAATGGGTATAAAATTGGTCACCGTTCATTACAACGTTATTATAAACAAAACTTGAGACCAGAGCGTGTATTAACAGAAGGCCAAGGTACTTTAGTGGCTGCTGAAACAAGATCTTTCCTCACTCCAATAGATAAAAGATCAGTCGTTGCTCAACAAAGAGCTTGGAAATCCGAAGTCCATGACAAAAAGAGGGATGATAAGAGGGCTGCtaaatttgttaataatCAACCTCATTATAGAGACCAATTGTTACAATGA
- the LAS21 gene encoding mannose-ethanolamine phosphotransferase LAS21 (similar to Saccharomyces cerevisiae LAS21 (YJL062W); ancestral locus Anc_1.317), with the protein MRFKSLLICLSLQLAAVFIFCIGFFPQKSVLNGSSTFQIEKSLQQEAPPVFSKLILVVIDALRSDFIFDSNISNFPFTHSLLNNGNAWGFTAYSNPPTVTLPRLKGLTTGSTPNFLDAILNVAEDDNSSNLKDQDSLLNQFYLNNKKIRFFGDDTWLKLFPLDYFEEHEGTNSFFVSDFTQVDNNVTRHIPKQLQEKNDWDVLILHYLGLDHIGHKGGPRSKFMPTKHEEMDGIIRQLYENLDNDGLLCILGDHGMNELGNHGGSSNGETSAAMVFASPKLSNFELPSKQKEIKLPITKPSEDENSFKYLTEIQQVDFVPTIATLFNLPIPRNSVGIIIEPLLKLLRNSKLESIKLKENYKQLLDLAHIHSTMDDISSLEDFELFTKMVSIQEDLTRSATNYFYEFLAAGIISSIIGTILYAVLITKDLKFNGIEIISIIISLLIGLSMFGSSFVEEEHQIWWWIVTGLITLSLYLKPNTKLLHLTLFICVRLIRGWNNSGQKYVYESTISNILSRIEYKDMQWYLILATITFVSFNDSMKNLPTFAMSLSLGVLVFSFKVSWSITNGEKVPFVIKDMARTVVKLLFPDESKDIIFSLALNPLAQLFFHCTLGFLVIKLLIQKLKIDKTVDNIFDELTKVMNLVAIMQTRPSNIPMFCVFEIMKMILVKIIKHDYNSNPYVTSIASLVLQHFTFFQFGGTNSIATVDLSNAYNGVSENYNIYYVGLLMTIANFAPSIYWAVFSWDILYSYDTNSILRRQNFMKSKVLPLLFYFIIGCFLFLSCFILRYHLFIWSVFSPKLCYYVAWSIFMNCIVGWVFEGILVLAHW; encoded by the coding sequence ATGAGGTTTAAAAGTTTGCTGATTTGTCTCAGTTTACAATTAGCAGCAGTTTTCATATTCTGTATTGGGTTTTTTCCTCAGAAAAGTGTTTTAAATGGCTCCTCCACCtttcaaattgaaaaatctcTCCAACAAGAGGCTCCACCGGTATTTTCCAAACTTATTCTAGTAGTTATTGATGCTTTGAGATCCgattttatatttgattcCAATATCTCTAATTTCCCATTTACacattctttattaaataacGGGAATGCATGGGGGTTCACTGCATATTCTAACCCTCCCACTGTAACTTTACCAAGATTGAAAGGCCTTACTACAGGATCAACACCAAATTTCTTAGATGCAATTCTAAATGTTGCTGAAGatgataattcttcaaatttgaaagatCAAGACTCTCTTTTAAATcagttttatttaaataataaaaaaataagattCTTTGGTGATGATACTTGGCTAAAGCTTTTCCCATTAGACTATTTTGAGGAACATGAGGGTACTAATTCTTTCTTTGTAAGCGATTTTACCCAAGTTGATAATAACGTTACAAGACATATTCCAAAACAActtcaagaaaaaaatgattggGATGTGCTGATCTTACATTATTTAGGTCTAGACCACATTGGTCATAAAGGTGGCCCTCGTTCTAAGTTTATGCCTACAAAACATGAAGAAATGGATGGGATAATAAGACAGTTATATGAGAATTTAGATAACGATGGTCTATTATGCATTTTAGGTGATCATGGAATGAATGAACTAGGTAATCATGGTGGTTCTTCAAATGGTGAAACATCTGCAGCTATGGTATTTGCTTCTCCAAAGCTATCTAACTTTGAATTACCctcaaaacaaaaagaaataaaactCCCAATTACTAAACCAtctgaagatgaaaattctttcaaatacCTCACAGAAATTCAACAAGTTGATTTTGTCCCAACTATTGCcacattatttaatttaccaATTCCCCGAAATAGTGTGGGTATTATAATTGAGCCATTACTAAAGTTGTTAAGAAATTCTAAATTAGaatctattaaattaaaagaaaattataagCAATTATTGGATTTAGCTCACATTCACAGTACCATGGATgatatttcttcattagaAGATTTTGAGCTGTTTACCAAAATGGTATCTATTCAAGAAGACTTAACAAGATCTGCAACTAACTATTTCTATGAATTCTTAGCTGCAGGAATAATTTCTTCGATCATTGGGACTATTCTTTATGCCGTATTGATTACTAaggatttaaaatttaatggaattgaaataatttctataattatttcattgCTAATTGGGTTATCTATGTTTGGCAGTAGTTTTGTAGAAGAGGAGCATCAAATCTGGTGGTGGATTGTCACTGGCCTTATAACTTTGTCATTATATCTAAAACCAAATACTAAATTACTACACTTGACACTATTTATTTGTGTTAGACTAATTAGAGGATGGAATAACAGTGGGCAGAAATATGTTTACGAAAGTACTATATCAAACATTTTAAGTCGAATTGAATATAAAGATATGCAGTggtatttaattttagcCACTATTAcatttgtttcatttaatgattctATGAAGAACCTTCCAACTTTTGCAATGTCATTATCCCTAGGTGTATTGGTTTTCAGTTTTAAAGTTTCCTGGTCAATCACTAATGGTGAAAAAGTACCGTTTGTAATTAAAGACATGGCAAGAACAGTTGTCAAATTACTTTTCCCAGACGAAAGTAAggatataattttttctttagcACTGAATCCACTAgctcaattattttttcattgtaCACTAGGATTTTTAGTTATAAAGCTACTAATtcaaaaactaaaaatCGATAAAACGGTTGATAACatatttgatgaattaacAAAAGTTATGAATCTCGTAGCCATTATGCAAACAAGACcttcaaatattccaaTGTTTTGtgtttttgaaattatgaaaatgattttggttaaaataataaaacatgATTATAATTCTAACCCATATGTAACATCTATCGCGTCATTAGTTTTACAGCATTTCACTTTCTTTCAATTCGGCGGCACTAATTCTATAGCAACGGTCGATTTATCAAACGCCTATAATGGTGTGTCAGAAAACTATAATATTTACTATGTTGGGCTGTTGATGACTATCGCAAATTTTGCACCATCAATTTATTGGGCTGTATTTTCCTGGGATATTCTCTATTCTTATGATACTAATTCCATCCTAAGAAGACAAAATTTTATGAAAAGTAAGGTATTGCccttattattttatttcataaTTGGTtgctttttatttttatcatgtTTTATTCTAAGatatcatttatttatttggaGCGTTTTTAGCCCGAAGTTATGCTACTACGTTGCATGGAGTATATTTATGAATTGCATTGTAGGCTGGGTATTTGAAGGCATTTTAGTGCTTGCTCATTGGTaa